AAACTATAATTGCTTTATGGAAGATGTTTCAGTCCATGTAAAGAATCAGTATAAACAAGGGTAAATTAGGCAACCATGTAACGTTAAATTATAGCTAAATTGAGCAAAATGTTTCATACAGTCAATATGATGGTTGATAAAGTATACACTGTCTCATAACAGTTTACTATAGTTTAACATAGAAAACTTTATGTAATTAACCAAAATGTTTCATACTTTCATAATATTGCCAAATATAGTAACAGAGACCAAAGTCATAACAGTGGTTAAAAATGCTGTCAATATTGCCTAAAACTGTAACCAGTTTAAGCAAAGTTGATGGAATTTACCAACTTTTACTTTAACTGAAAGGGTTAATGACTAATAGAAAAAAGTAAGGGGATAACTTGAGCAAGTATTAAACTAAAGGGGTAGAATGTAGTTTATACTGGAAACAAGTGatcaaatagtaaaatatttcAGTTACTTATAATGTTAAGTATTTTAATTCTTGATTGGTACTACCTTGTGGATAATCATGTCTTGCAAGTGTAGGATGACGTGGAGGCTGAAATGAGAAGACTGAAGTTGGAGCTCAAGCAAACAATAGAATTGTATAACAATGCCTACAAAGAAGCACTCACGGCTCAACAAAAggtatgaaataataataatagcttCTACTTCTGCATCTTAAAAGCACGAGATGATCTGACTCTGACATGTTATGCAATGCATCACAGGCTGTGGAACTCCAGCGCTGGAAATTAGAGGAAGAGAGGAGATTGGAGGAGGCAAAGCTCGCCGAAGAAGCTGCATTGGCAGTTGCAGAAAAGGAGAAGGCAAGATCGAAAGCAGCCACGGAGAGTGCTGAGGCACAGCAGAGGATTGCAGAACTGGAAGCACAGAAGAGAATCAATGCAGAAATGAAAGCATTTAAGGaagcagaagaaaaaagaaaagcagtGGATGCTTTATCAAACAATCATGTGAGGTATAGAAAGTACACAATAGAGGAGATTGAAGCTGCAACCAATTTTTTTACTGAGTCACAGAAGATTGGAGAAGGGGGTTATGGTCCAGTTTATAAGTGCCATCTGGACCATACACCCGTGGCAGTAAAGGTTCTACGTCCTGACGCAGCACAAGGAAGGTCACAGTTTCAAAGAGAGGTAATTAAGCAGACCAACAAAACTCCTTGCCCATATATACAAGACTTCAAATTCAAtacaataaatgaaaattttaaattcaactaATTTAGTCAATCAGGCAAGAAATGGATAAGATATATGACCAAGATATATACAAAGGTTTTTTATGAGACATCCATATAAGTAACAtctcattctcttgggcttgtCCATTTTGGTGATGTGAGACTTGGTTATTAACATAAAGTTTGTATGTTTAGACTTGCTCGCAGGGTTTTAAATTGGTAAGAAGTTTCATTAAAGTGAAAAGGCTTCTAATGCTTCTAAAATGTAAAAGTGAGGGTGCAAccaaaattgatttaaattaaagtgtatCTTGAAATTAAGCTACTCACCTTTACTAGCAAGGGTTAAAGACTTCCTCACATCAATAATCTTATCCTAAAAATTGTGGTTGGTAACTGTCATTACAGTTGTaatattgtggtttgaaaggtCTCTAAAATTGTAATTATGCCACATTTGCCTACATTTTTCTGCAATTTTAGTACTCAACACAAATATTACAACAATTGCAtccacaatttaaaaccatacTTTTGGATGAAAATTACAGGTTGAGGTATTGAGTTGCATTAGGCATCCAAACATGGTTCTTCTCCTAGGAGCCTGCCCTGAGTACGGCTGCCTTGTATATGAGTACATGTCAAACGGAAGCTTAGATGACCGCCTCTTCTGCCGAGGAAACACTCACCCAATTCCATGGCAGTTGAGGTTCAGAATTGCAGCTGAAATTGGCACAGGCTTGTTGTTCCTCCACCAGACCAAACCCGAGCCTCTTGTGCATAGAGACCTCAAACCAGCCAACATCTTGCTGGACCGAAACTATGTTTCCAAGATCAGTGACGTAGGTTTGGCCAGGCTGGTTCCACCCTCTGTAGCAGACACTGTGACACAGTATAGGATGACATCCGCAGCTGGAACATTCTGTTACATAGACCCTGAGTACCAGCAGACAGGAATGCTTGGAGTGAAATCTGACATATACTCTCTTGGGATCATTTTCTTGCAACTTTTGACAGCAAGCCCTCCAATGGGTTTGACTCATCATGTTGGGAGAGCCATTGAGAAGGGCACATTTGCTGATATGTTGGATCCAAAAGTGTCTGGCTGGCCGGTAGAGGATGCCTTGAGCTTGGCAAAGATCGGTATCCGGTGTGCCGAACTGAGGAGGAGAGACAGACCTGATCTTGGCAAGGAAGTGCTGCCTGAACTAAACAGGCTAAGAGAACTTGCTGAGAACAATGATCATCATTCAATGTTTAGTGGCTATGCTAGCCCATCCAATCAGAGCCAAGTTTCTCTTCAGCTGGTAAGGTTCTTTCAGTTCATGTAGGAATTACTAAAGGATCTTTACAAGAGTTTTTATGAAGCTTGTGTTTTGGTAAACAACTTAACTAACTTCTTATTGAACAAGTGTTTATCATATCTCATATAAACGCTTGTGTATAAGCGCTTTTTATAATTGAAGTGGAAAGAAGTAAAGTTAAACTGTTTTCATATAAGCTATAAGTTGTTTTCCTAAACTATCTTGAAGAGCTTATTGAAATAAACAGAAAACAGCTAATAAGCATATCTTAAACACTGTTTTCATAAGCTTTCTCAAACACTAACACAAAGTTCATGAGAGTAATATATGTCCTTCCTACAAATTCTTTACTGCTTAATTCCTATAAGCTCATGTGCATGATAAGTTCACAAGGGATTGATTAATCTGTTTACCTAAATGTCACAGGGTGGTCATGATTAGGGTATTTATACATCAGTATAATCATACCTAATAAATAACTATATTATAAGTGggtattataattataaccataacttgttttttaaatatgggtatataactagttatataacCAATTATATGAcaagttatatttaaaaacatttaccTAACTAGTTATGAATGAATAGAAATAAGTTaacttgaaaaaattatttctatcaaACTTGATATAGTTTTACAACTATaactattttttcaataaaaataagttatttaaaatactcataattataaaattgattatagtTCTATACCTACttttatataactagttataattatttttcaaaaactagtttttTTAAGCATCCTTACATAATTTGCATTACCCTTTTGCAGGATGGAGCCAGTTCTCCACTTGCCTATTCTGGGGAGAGCATAAGAAACGCATCAAGTCCTGTTTGACATTCAGTCAAAACAAGATCTTCTTCAGTAAAATAGATAGTATGTTCGGTGGAAATGATCCCGAggataaaatgtaaaattactttGGTGAATTGATGTAATAGATTCTTTGATTCTTTCAATTTGTTCATTTGATTTCGTTTTCTCGTTTTAATTTAGATTGTAAAAACAGTAGAGTCGAAGTGTAAGATCATTAACCCAAGTAACTTCACCGTGTCTCTCTCCAGGG
This region of Glycine soja cultivar W05 chromosome 17, ASM419377v2, whole genome shotgun sequence genomic DNA includes:
- the LOC114394185 gene encoding U-box domain-containing protein 52-like; its protein translation is MRSASRAAPAFSPLQNQLSHASARSDHSEPRGPLVNGAKGPERRSFEAPPRRSQDAPRKSNDGTTDSFRSPFTRRGMYDKSYGEISVPDSDISFVSSRRPSTDPLFPSLYNNNNNNHSETGISNPRLSYSSDTDGNNYSFESMHFGRRSMDISSDFSSFSQESEGLSSSALRGVDDVEAEMRRLKLELKQTIELYNNAYKEALTAQQKAVELQRWKLEEERRLEEAKLAEEAALAVAEKEKARSKAATESAEAQQRIAELEAQKRINAEMKAFKEAEEKRKAVDALSNNHVRYRKYTIEEIEAATNFFTESQKIGEGGYGPVYKCHLDHTPVAVKVLRPDAAQGRSQFQREVEVLSCIRHPNMVLLLGACPEYGCLVYEYMSNGSLDDRLFCRGNTHPIPWQLRFRIAAEIGTGLLFLHQTKPEPLVHRDLKPANILLDRNYVSKISDVGLARLVPPSVADTVTQYRMTSAAGTFCYIDPEYQQTGMLGVKSDIYSLGIIFLQLLTASPPMGLTHHVGRAIEKGTFADMLDPKVSGWPVEDALSLAKIGIRCAELRRRDRPDLGKEVLPELNRLRELAENNDHHSMFSGYASPSNQSQVSLQLDGASSPLAYSGESIRNASSPV